A region from the Spea bombifrons isolate aSpeBom1 chromosome 7, aSpeBom1.2.pri, whole genome shotgun sequence genome encodes:
- the PPP1R1C gene encoding protein phosphatase 1 regulatory subunit 1C isoform X1 codes for MEPNSPKKIQFSVPIFQSQLDPEASEQIRKRRPTPASLVILNDHCTPPEIDDKRISSTHEENVSPKQRKQSVYTAPAMKGVKQMKNKNDSPFPEEDEGEDEEDECDH; via the exons ATGGAACCCAATAGCCCTAAAAAGATACAGTTTTCTGTCCCAATTTTTCAGAGCCAGTTGGATCCAGAAGCATCTGAACAG ATAAGAAAGAGAAGGCCGACACCAGCATCACTGGTTATTTTGAATGATCACTGCACACCGCCAG aaaTAGATGACAAGAGGATTAGCAGCACACATGAAGAA aatGTGTCTCCTAAGCAGAGGAAGCAAAGTGTTTATACCGCCCCAGCCATGAAAG GGGTTAAGCAGATGAAAAACAAGAATGATTCTCCCTTTCCAGAGGAAGACGAAGgtgaagatgaagaggacgaATGTGACCACTGA
- the PPP1R1C gene encoding protein phosphatase 1 regulatory subunit 1C isoform X2: MEPNSPKKIQFSVPIFQSQLDPEASEQIRKRRPTPASLVILNDHCTPPEIDDKRISSTHEENVSPKQRKQSVYTAPAMKGTVQGLSR, translated from the exons ATGGAACCCAATAGCCCTAAAAAGATACAGTTTTCTGTCCCAATTTTTCAGAGCCAGTTGGATCCAGAAGCATCTGAACAG ATAAGAAAGAGAAGGCCGACACCAGCATCACTGGTTATTTTGAATGATCACTGCACACCGCCAG aaaTAGATGACAAGAGGATTAGCAGCACACATGAAGAA aatGTGTCTCCTAAGCAGAGGAAGCAAAGTGTTTATACCGCCCCAGCCATGAAAGGTACTGTTCAG GGGTTAAGCAGATGA